One segment of Atribacteraceae bacterium DNA contains the following:
- a CDS encoding Xaa-Pro peptidase family protein, with translation MIREIPDSEFKGRMVRIQEKLSENDFDAYLVHSNEADQASVRYLSDHWPIFETAGVIVPREGEPILLIGPEAEPFARQRSKIPKIRKMLAYRESAEPDYPDIPIATFRDIFDEISSGKGIKRLALGDYAILPQPVVDGVKEALGRGGEIVRAEWIISNLRMVKSANEIALMQEAHRISELALESLLQTMKPGMTEKEVVGLLMGFLYQHGAECEAFPNYVFAGQKTRNAIGRPTYDRIESGQLIQLCIGARFGGYASSVGRPVIFGKMPEEMKKRVQFGLDAHLQTYEWIREGVVAKDIANKFYRYYEDHGYARCFLYGPCHGAGIIEVEKPWVETTSHYPLQVNMAFMADTFFTCADYGFRWEDGFRVTPEGCEVFSRVRSEIIEL, from the coding sequence ATGATCAGGGAAATCCCAGACAGTGAATTCAAAGGACGGATGGTTCGTATTCAGGAGAAGCTGAGCGAGAATGACTTTGATGCTTACCTGGTCCATTCCAACGAGGCCGACCAGGCCTCCGTTCGCTATTTGAGCGATCATTGGCCGATATTTGAAACGGCCGGGGTGATCGTGCCCCGGGAGGGTGAGCCGATTCTGCTCATCGGTCCGGAGGCTGAACCGTTTGCCCGGCAACGCAGTAAAATACCGAAAATCCGCAAAATGCTGGCCTACCGCGAGTCGGCGGAACCGGACTACCCGGATATCCCGATAGCGACTTTTCGGGATATCTTTGATGAGATTTCCAGCGGAAAAGGGATCAAGCGTCTGGCTTTGGGAGACTACGCTATCTTGCCCCAGCCGGTGGTGGACGGGGTAAAGGAAGCGCTGGGGCGGGGAGGGGAAATCGTCCGGGCGGAATGGATTATCAGTAACCTGCGGATGGTCAAGTCCGCCAATGAGATCGCCCTGATGCAAGAGGCGCACCGGATAAGCGAACTGGCCCTGGAAAGCCTCCTCCAGACGATGAAGCCAGGTATGACCGAGAAAGAAGTCGTTGGTCTCCTGATGGGGTTCCTCTATCAGCACGGGGCGGAATGTGAAGCGTTTCCCAACTACGTGTTCGCCGGACAAAAAACCAGGAACGCTATCGGACGACCGACCTATGACCGGATCGAATCAGGCCAACTCATCCAACTGTGCATTGGGGCCCGGTTTGGGGGATACGCCTCGTCGGTGGGGCGGCCGGTGATCTTCGGAAAAATGCCTGAGGAAATGAAAAAACGGGTCCAGTTCGGACTTGACGCTCATCTCCAAACCTATGAATGGATCCGGGAAGGTGTTGTCGCTAAGGATATCGCCAATAAGTTTTACCGGTATTACGAAGATCATGGATATGCCCGGTGTTTCCTGTACGGTCCCTGTCATGGAGCGGGGATCATCGAAGTGGAAAAACCCTGGGTGGAAACCACTTCCCACTATCCCCTGCAGGTGAACATGGCTTTCATGGCGGATACCTTCTTTACCTGTGCGGACTATGGATTTCGTTGGGAAGATGGTTTTCGGGTCACCCCGGAGGGGTGTGAGGTGTTTTCCCGGGTGCGCAGCGAGATTATCGAACTGTAG